The following proteins are encoded in a genomic region of Thiomonas sp. X19:
- a CDS encoding MFS transporter has product MSAPAPAVTQKPPPWPLLRQVFGNRRMAALLLLGFSSGLPLALTAGTLQAWLTVQGVSLKAIGFATLIGQAYVFKFLWAPGMDRIHPPLLARWLGRRRGWLLLMQAALAASLGAMALVGIPAPGAAMAWPGLEHAAAALGVAASEMRLVPVGLLAVAVAFFSASQDIVIDAYRTDLLPPEERGAGAAVAVLGYRMAMLVSGGLGLWLAAEYLGWRGMYALMAMLMAVLMLATLFAPPTPGHITPPRSLAAAVVEPAREFFSRQGAVALLVAIVLYKLGDAFAGALSTTFLIRGAGYTPAEVGLVYKTMGLATTIVGALLGGALLARLGLWRALVWFGIAQGLSNLAYWGLAVLPSNLLLMGAAVGIENFTGGMGTAAFVAFLSALCDTRFSATQFALLSALSAVGRVYVGPATGYLVEAWGWPHFYLFTVVASAPGVLMLVWLRRVVETQDRLHAPRPQ; this is encoded by the coding sequence ATGTCAGCCCCTGCCCCTGCCGTCACCCAGAAACCGCCGCCATGGCCCTTGCTGCGCCAGGTGTTCGGCAACCGTCGCATGGCAGCGTTGCTGCTGCTGGGTTTCTCCTCCGGCTTGCCGCTGGCGCTGACCGCCGGCACCTTGCAGGCCTGGTTGACGGTGCAGGGCGTGAGCCTGAAAGCCATCGGCTTCGCCACACTCATCGGCCAGGCCTATGTGTTCAAGTTTCTCTGGGCGCCGGGCATGGACCGCATCCACCCGCCGCTGCTGGCGCGCTGGCTGGGGCGGCGGCGCGGCTGGCTGCTGCTGATGCAGGCGGCGTTGGCGGCGAGTCTCGGAGCGATGGCGCTGGTCGGCATTCCGGCGCCGGGGGCTGCCATGGCCTGGCCGGGCCTCGAACATGCGGCCGCCGCGCTCGGCGTGGCTGCCAGCGAGATGCGCCTGGTTCCCGTGGGCCTGCTGGCGGTGGCCGTGGCCTTCTTCTCGGCGTCGCAAGACATCGTCATCGACGCCTACCGCACCGATCTGCTGCCGCCCGAGGAGCGTGGCGCCGGCGCTGCCGTGGCCGTGCTGGGCTACCGCATGGCCATGCTGGTGTCGGGCGGCCTGGGCCTGTGGCTGGCGGCCGAATACCTGGGCTGGCGCGGCATGTACGCGCTGATGGCGATGCTCATGGCCGTGCTCATGCTGGCCACGCTGTTCGCGCCGCCCACCCCCGGCCACATCACCCCGCCGCGCAGCCTGGCCGCAGCGGTGGTGGAGCCGGCGCGCGAGTTTTTTTCGCGCCAAGGCGCGGTGGCGCTGCTGGTCGCCATCGTGTTGTACAAGCTGGGGGACGCCTTTGCCGGGGCGCTGTCCACCACCTTCCTGATTCGCGGTGCCGGCTACACCCCGGCTGAAGTCGGGCTGGTGTACAAGACCATGGGTCTGGCCACCACCATCGTCGGCGCCCTGCTCGGTGGTGCGCTGCTGGCGCGGCTGGGTTTGTGGCGTGCGCTGGTGTGGTTCGGCATCGCCCAGGGCTTATCGAATCTGGCGTACTGGGGGCTGGCGGTGCTGCCGTCCAACCTGCTGTTGATGGGCGCGGCGGTGGGCATCGAGAACTTCACTGGCGGCATGGGCACCGCCGCTTTCGTCGCCTTCTTGTCAGCGCTGTGCGACACCCGCTTCTCGGCCACCCAGTTCGCGTTGCTGTCGGCGCTGTCGGCGGTCGGCCGGGTGTATGTCGGTCCGGCCACCGGCTATCTGGTGGAAGCCTGGGGCTGGCCGCATTTCTACCTGTTCACCGTGGTCGCTTCGGCGCCCGGAGTGCTGATGCTGGTGTGGTTGCGCCGCGTGGTGGAAACGCAGGACCGCCTCCACGCACCGCGCCCGCAGTAG
- the pyrE gene encoding orotate phosphoribosyltransferase, whose translation MSPAPEHLSTPPSAFAQDFVRFAVDSGVIRFGAFVTKAGRDTPYFFNAGLFNDGAKLGRLAGFYADALLASGVEFDMLFGPAYKGIALAAAVSIELARRGRNAPFAYNRKEAKDHGEGGSLVGAPVAGRVVIVDDVISAGTAIGESVRLLRAAGATPAAVLIALDRQEKAAIAGQTLEQSAVQHVQTIHGLPVVAIANLDALLAMLGTAQDAQLTQWLPQVRDYRARYGVS comes from the coding sequence ATGTCGCCAGCACCTGAGCATCTCTCCACCCCGCCAAGCGCTTTTGCCCAGGACTTCGTGCGCTTCGCCGTCGACAGCGGCGTCATCCGCTTTGGCGCCTTTGTCACCAAGGCCGGGCGCGACACGCCCTACTTTTTCAACGCCGGACTGTTCAACGACGGCGCCAAGCTTGGCCGCCTGGCCGGGTTCTATGCCGACGCACTCCTGGCCAGCGGCGTGGAATTCGACATGCTGTTCGGCCCCGCCTACAAGGGCATCGCCCTGGCGGCCGCCGTGTCCATCGAGCTGGCGCGGCGCGGGCGCAACGCGCCCTTCGCCTACAACCGCAAGGAGGCCAAGGACCACGGCGAAGGCGGCAGCCTGGTGGGCGCGCCGGTCGCCGGGCGGGTGGTGATTGTGGACGACGTGATTTCCGCCGGGACCGCCATCGGCGAATCCGTACGCCTGTTACGGGCTGCTGGAGCCACCCCGGCAGCCGTGCTCATCGCCCTGGACCGGCAGGAAAAAGCCGCGATTGCCGGCCAGACCCTGGAGCAGTCGGCCGTGCAGCATGTGCAGACCATCCATGGTTTGCCGGTGGTGGCCATTGCCAACCTCGACGCCCTGCTCGCCATGCTGGGCACAGCGCAGGACGCGCAACTGACCCAGTGGCTGCCGCAGGTGCGCGACTACCGCGCACGTTATGGCGTGTCGTAG
- a CDS encoding PepSY domain-containing protein — MSRFSLSTAGALCAAALLGLSSAPALAGPQCTQEPPAKWLDAAKFRADLEARGYAIAKFKTTSGHCYEIYGKDKTGAKVEIYFDPVDGKIVKQERH, encoded by the coding sequence ATGTCACGTTTTTCCTTGTCGACCGCTGGCGCGCTGTGCGCCGCCGCCCTTCTTGGCCTGAGTTCGGCCCCGGCCCTGGCCGGCCCGCAATGCACCCAGGAGCCACCCGCCAAATGGTTGGATGCGGCCAAGTTCCGCGCCGACCTCGAAGCGCGGGGCTATGCCATCGCCAAGTTCAAGACCACGTCCGGGCATTGCTACGAGATCTACGGCAAGGACAAGACCGGCGCCAAGGTCGAAATCTATTTCGACCCGGTGGACGGCAAGATCGTCAAGCAGGAACGTCATTGA
- a CDS encoding MBL fold metallo-hydrolase: MLHYRILPVTPFAQNCCLLWDDATREAVLTDPGGDLDRVFAEVAAQGVKLRGVWLTHAHIDHAGAAAAAAKRAGVPIVGPHPDDQFLIDGLPQQSKMFGFLPAEAFTPDRWLHDGDQLTLGTLRFEVRHCPGHTPGHVVFHQPEAKRCWVGDVLFAGSIGRTDFPRGNHQQLLDSITQRLWPMGDDTVFIPGHGPESTFGEERRSNPYVGGT, from the coding sequence ATGCTGCACTACCGCATTCTTCCTGTAACCCCGTTCGCGCAGAACTGCTGTTTGCTGTGGGATGACGCCACGCGCGAAGCCGTGCTCACGGACCCCGGCGGTGACCTCGACCGCGTGTTCGCCGAGGTTGCGGCGCAGGGCGTGAAGCTGCGCGGCGTGTGGCTCACGCATGCGCACATCGACCATGCCGGCGCCGCGGCTGCGGCGGCCAAGCGTGCAGGCGTGCCCATCGTCGGTCCGCACCCGGACGACCAGTTCTTGATCGACGGCTTGCCGCAACAGTCCAAGATGTTCGGCTTTCTCCCGGCCGAGGCGTTCACGCCCGACCGCTGGCTGCACGACGGCGACCAGCTCACCCTGGGCACGCTGCGCTTCGAGGTGCGCCATTGCCCGGGCCACACCCCCGGTCATGTGGTGTTCCACCAGCCCGAGGCCAAGCGCTGCTGGGTGGGCGACGTGCTGTTCGCCGGTTCCATCGGCCGGACCGATTTTCCGCGTGGCAATCACCAGCAGTTGCTCGACAGCATCACCCAGCGGCTCTGGCCCATGGGCGACGACACCGTGTTCATTCCGGGACATGGCCCGGAATCCACCTTCGGTGAAGAGCGCCGCAGCAATCCCTACGTCGGCGGCACTTGA
- a CDS encoding cytochrome b/b6 domain-containing protein, with translation MTAPTARVADDRIPLALRLYHWALAASFVGAWALESAWREAHEWLGYTLAGLLLWRLLYGLSGPQALRFATFIVGPRRVWRYAVDLRHGRAALRTGYNPLAGWAIAGQMLLLGAVAFSGHLLTTDTFWGDETLQSAHALLVDGMWTMIGLHLGGVTLASLRSRRVLPLAMLSGRRYPH, from the coding sequence TTGACTGCGCCGACAGCACGCGTCGCAGACGATCGCATCCCGCTGGCCCTGCGCCTGTACCACTGGGCTCTGGCCGCATCATTCGTCGGCGCCTGGGCACTTGAATCCGCCTGGCGCGAAGCGCATGAGTGGCTGGGTTACACCCTGGCTGGCCTGCTGCTGTGGCGCTTGCTGTATGGCCTGAGCGGTCCGCAGGCTTTGCGCTTCGCCACATTCATCGTGGGGCCGCGCCGGGTGTGGCGCTATGCGGTGGACTTGCGCCACGGCCGCGCCGCGCTGAGAACCGGCTACAACCCCCTGGCCGGCTGGGCCATTGCCGGGCAAATGCTGTTGCTTGGCGCCGTGGCGTTCAGTGGTCATTTGCTCACCACCGACACATTCTGGGGGGATGAAACGCTGCAGTCGGCCCATGCCCTGTTGGTGGACGGCATGTGGACCATGATCGGCCTGCATCTGGGCGGCGTCACGCTGGCCAGCCTGCGCAGTCGCCGCGTTTTGCCGCTGGCCATGCTCAGCGGGCGCCGCTATCCGCACTGA
- a CDS encoding helical backbone metal receptor — protein MQAVRTSSSGNRDAVDALGQRFAPAGAETRIASLVPSLTETLFDLGLGAQVVARTGFCIHPAAAVRAVPKVGGTKDVNLARLRALAPSHVLVNVDENTRETVAALRTFVPQVVVTHPQAPADNLALLALLGELFGDAPGVKVRALQLANALQAQLAALAAQPWPARRVLYLIWREPWMTVARDTYIARTLACVGWNTLPEVVGGDGMATPGAARYPVFGWDAPWLREVDLVLLSTEPYRFQHRDVDAARALLAARGLHPEVRLIDGEWCSWYGSRAARSLPRLAALAALINPA, from the coding sequence ATGCAAGCCGTCCGCACATCCTCTTCCGGCAACCGCGACGCCGTCGACGCGCTGGGCCAGCGCTTTGCTCCGGCGGGCGCCGAAACGCGCATCGCCAGCCTGGTCCCCAGCTTGACCGAAACCCTGTTCGATCTGGGCCTGGGAGCGCAAGTGGTGGCGCGCACCGGGTTTTGCATCCACCCCGCTGCAGCGGTGCGCGCCGTACCCAAGGTGGGTGGCACCAAGGACGTGAACCTCGCGCGCCTGCGTGCGCTGGCCCCCAGCCATGTGCTGGTGAATGTGGACGAGAACACGCGTGAAACCGTGGCTGCGCTGCGCACCTTCGTGCCGCAGGTGGTGGTGACGCATCCGCAGGCGCCGGCTGACAACCTTGCGCTGCTGGCGCTGCTGGGCGAACTGTTCGGTGACGCGCCCGGCGTGAAAGTTCGCGCACTGCAGCTTGCAAACGCCTTGCAGGCGCAACTCGCCGCCCTGGCGGCCCAACCCTGGCCGGCGCGCCGCGTCCTTTACCTCATCTGGCGCGAGCCGTGGATGACCGTGGCGCGCGACACCTATATCGCGCGCACCCTGGCCTGCGTTGGCTGGAACACGCTGCCGGAGGTGGTGGGTGGCGATGGCATGGCCACACCCGGCGCGGCGCGCTACCCGGTGTTCGGCTGGGATGCGCCCTGGCTGCGCGAGGTGGATCTGGTGCTGCTGTCGACCGAGCCTTACCGCTTCCAGCACCGCGATGTGGATGCGGCGCGCGCCCTGCTCGCGGCGCGTGGCCTGCACCCCGAGGTGCGCCTGATCGACGGCGAATGGTGCTCCTGGTATGGCAGCCGCGCCGCGCGCAGCCTGCCGCGGCTGGCTGCGCTCGCGGCGTTGATCAACCCGGCCTAG
- a CDS encoding BON domain-containing protein, with product MTTNSRLGKIIPVTGATLIALALSGVRAQAADMAQDPAPMQTPSAMQPQAGAQGHAGGAVQAQAPMEGVAKSMDDALITTKVKAELLKDQSLKSLQIHVATRKGVVHLTGNVANSKDASRAVQVAQAVPGVRMVMSDLHVQG from the coding sequence ATGACGACCAACTCTCGCCTCGGCAAAATCATCCCCGTCACCGGCGCCACGCTGATCGCGCTCGCCCTGAGTGGCGTCAGGGCACAGGCTGCCGACATGGCGCAAGATCCAGCCCCGATGCAAACGCCCTCTGCGATGCAGCCTCAAGCCGGCGCGCAGGGCCACGCAGGCGGCGCCGTGCAAGCGCAAGCGCCCATGGAAGGCGTCGCCAAGTCCATGGATGATGCGCTCATCACCACCAAGGTGAAGGCTGAGTTGCTCAAGGACCAGTCGCTCAAGAGCCTGCAAATCCATGTGGCCACGCGCAAAGGCGTGGTCCATTTGACAGGGAACGTCGCCAATTCCAAGGACGCGTCTCGCGCCGTGCAAGTTGCCCAGGCTGTACCGGGCGTGAGAATGGTGATGTCCGACCTGCACGTCCAGGGCTGA
- a CDS encoding IS1182-like element ISThsp16 family transposase, giving the protein MSRFVPVDRDTAYLLPPSVDEWLPTDHLARFVVEVIEQLDLGDLARQYAGRGSAAHHPAVLLGLLIYGYANGVHSSRKIERATYDSVAFRFVAANTHPDHDTLATFRRRFLKEVEALFVQVLVLAREMKLLKLGHIALDGTKIDANASKHKALSWAHANKIEAQLRQEVQTLLALAENSDRATVPDGMDVPAEIALRADRLSAIAQAKAKIEQRASERHQVEQQEYEAKTAKRQAQREAGKKPRGKDPEPPEAGPRSSDQVNLTDEESRIMPVSGGGFEQSYNAQAGVDIATMMVITQHVSQASNDKREVVPTLQQIQALPAVLGEVHTLITDNGFFSQANVIACNDAGIEPLLALKRESHHTPVMGRFAPDVPEPQTTDPLVQMAHRLGTQAGRALYGLRKQTVEPVFGIIKQVMGWRQMSMRGLAKAQGEWSLVTMAWNIKRMHVLRAA; this is encoded by the coding sequence ATGAGCCGCTTCGTCCCTGTTGACCGAGACACCGCATATCTGTTGCCACCGTCGGTGGACGAATGGCTGCCCACTGATCACTTGGCGCGCTTCGTGGTCGAAGTCATCGAGCAGCTTGATCTGGGCGATCTGGCCCGACAGTACGCAGGCCGGGGCTCGGCGGCGCACCATCCGGCGGTGCTGCTGGGCCTGCTGATCTACGGCTACGCCAACGGCGTGCACTCCAGCCGCAAGATCGAGCGGGCGACCTACGACTCGGTGGCGTTCCGCTTTGTTGCGGCCAATACCCACCCCGATCACGACACGCTGGCGACGTTCCGCCGCCGCTTCTTGAAGGAGGTGGAGGCACTGTTCGTGCAGGTGCTGGTTCTGGCGCGCGAGATGAAGCTGCTCAAGCTCGGACACATCGCGCTGGATGGCACCAAGATCGACGCCAACGCCAGCAAGCACAAGGCCTTGTCGTGGGCTCATGCCAACAAGATCGAGGCGCAGCTGCGCCAGGAAGTACAAACGCTGCTGGCGCTGGCAGAGAACAGCGACCGCGCGACGGTACCCGACGGCATGGATGTGCCGGCGGAGATCGCCCTGCGTGCAGATCGCTTGAGCGCAATCGCGCAGGCCAAGGCCAAGATCGAGCAGCGCGCCAGCGAACGCCATCAGGTCGAGCAGCAGGAGTACGAGGCCAAGACCGCCAAGCGCCAAGCCCAGCGCGAGGCGGGCAAGAAGCCGCGCGGCAAGGACCCTGAGCCGCCAGAGGCCGGCCCCCGGAGCAGCGATCAGGTCAACCTCACGGATGAAGAGTCGCGCATCATGCCCGTGTCGGGTGGGGGCTTCGAGCAAAGCTACAACGCACAAGCCGGCGTGGACATCGCGACGATGATGGTGATCACCCAGCATGTGAGCCAGGCATCCAACGACAAGCGCGAAGTTGTGCCTACGCTGCAGCAGATCCAAGCGTTACCCGCGGTGCTGGGCGAGGTGCACACGCTCATCACGGACAACGGCTTCTTCAGCCAAGCCAACGTGATCGCGTGCAACGACGCGGGTATCGAGCCGCTGCTGGCGCTCAAGCGGGAGTCGCATCACACGCCGGTGATGGGGCGCTTTGCACCCGATGTGCCCGAGCCCCAGACGACGGATCCGCTCGTGCAGATGGCACACCGCCTGGGCACGCAAGCAGGCCGAGCCCTGTACGGCCTGCGCAAGCAGACAGTGGAGCCGGTGTTCGGCATCATCAAGCAAGTGATGGGTTGGCGCCAGATGAGCATGCGCGGGCTGGCCAAGGCACAAGGCGAATGGAGCTTGGTGACCATGGCTTGGAACATCAAGCGCATGCACGTCCTGCGAGCCGCGTGA
- a CDS encoding SDR family oxidoreductase → MNAQTDATHPPTVLITGASSGIGAALAQAYAARGWRLVLVGRKAEALRATAAACARAQGMQGVDPGRIRLITLDLLQTEAWREQAGALVQAWGCPQVVIANAGISHGVDLARPEDLAAAREVMDSNWLAALATLAPFIAPMRARGNGTLVGVASVAGVRGLPGHAAYCASKAALIHALESLRVELRGSGVRVVTISPGYVATPLTAGNPFPMPFLMLPDAFARRALRVIECGRAYATIPWPMAVVSKLLHVLPRAWYDPIMAGQRRKPRKPHQP, encoded by the coding sequence ATGAACGCCCAAACCGACGCCACGCATCCACCCACCGTTCTCATCACCGGCGCATCCAGCGGCATCGGCGCGGCGCTCGCGCAGGCCTATGCCGCGCGTGGCTGGCGGCTGGTGCTGGTGGGCCGCAAGGCCGAAGCCTTGCGCGCCACCGCCGCAGCATGCGCCCGGGCGCAGGGCATGCAAGGCGTGGACCCCGGACGCATTCGCCTCATCACCCTCGATTTGTTGCAAACCGAAGCCTGGCGCGAGCAAGCCGGCGCCCTGGTGCAAGCCTGGGGCTGCCCGCAGGTGGTCATCGCCAACGCCGGCATCAGCCATGGCGTGGACCTGGCGCGCCCGGAAGACTTGGCTGCGGCGCGCGAGGTGATGGACAGCAACTGGCTGGCGGCCTTGGCCACGTTGGCGCCCTTCATTGCACCCATGCGCGCGCGCGGCAACGGCACGCTGGTGGGCGTTGCCAGTGTTGCCGGCGTGCGCGGCCTGCCGGGGCACGCGGCTTACTGCGCGAGCAAGGCGGCGCTGATTCACGCGCTGGAGAGCCTGCGCGTGGAGTTGCGCGGCTCGGGCGTGCGCGTGGTCACCATCAGCCCCGGTTATGTCGCCACGCCGCTCACGGCGGGCAATCCCTTTCCCATGCCCTTTCTCATGCTGCCGGACGCTTTTGCGCGCCGCGCGCTGCGCGTCATCGAGTGCGGCCGTGCCTACGCCACCATCCCCTGGCCGATGGCCGTGGTGAGCAAGCTGCTGCATGTGCTGCCGCGCGCCTGGTACGACCCCATCATGGCCGGGCAGCGGCGCAAACCGCGCAAGCCGCATCAGCCGTAG
- a CDS encoding SIS domain-containing protein, producing MKPVFHPEQALQLGRNTLQIEAAAVLALAERIGQPPLADAFTAAVRCILACSGRVVVSGMGKSGHIARKLAATLASTGTPAYFVHPADASHGDLGMVTDADVFIALSNSGESEELVRIVPLIKRLGAKLITITGRVDSTLAQHADIHLDCAVEQEACPMNLAPTASTTAQLALGDALAVALLDARGFGPDDFARTHPGGSLGRKLLTHVADVMRAGDAVPRVGQAAPFSAALLEMTRKGLGMTAVVDDAGALLGVITDGDLRRLLERGVDLRQLSAGQAMHPNPRTIGEGALAVEAVQMMEQHRVNQMLVVDAHNQPIGALNMHDLFAAKVV from the coding sequence ATGAAGCCCGTATTCCATCCCGAACAAGCCCTGCAACTGGGGCGCAACACCCTGCAGATCGAGGCCGCCGCCGTGCTGGCCCTGGCCGAGCGCATCGGCCAGCCGCCGCTGGCCGATGCGTTCACCGCGGCCGTGCGCTGCATCCTGGCCTGCAGCGGCCGCGTGGTGGTGTCGGGCATGGGCAAGAGCGGACATATTGCGCGCAAGCTGGCGGCCACGCTGGCGTCCACCGGAACCCCGGCCTACTTCGTGCACCCGGCCGATGCCAGCCACGGCGACTTAGGCATGGTGACCGATGCCGATGTGTTCATCGCCCTGTCCAACTCGGGGGAGAGCGAGGAACTGGTGCGCATCGTGCCGCTGATCAAGCGCCTGGGCGCCAAGCTCATCACCATCACCGGGCGTGTCGATTCCACCCTGGCGCAGCATGCCGACATCCACCTCGATTGCGCCGTGGAGCAGGAAGCCTGCCCGATGAACCTCGCGCCCACGGCCAGCACCACCGCGCAACTGGCGCTGGGCGACGCACTGGCCGTGGCGCTGCTGGATGCGCGCGGCTTCGGCCCCGACGATTTCGCCCGCACCCATCCCGGCGGCAGCCTGGGGCGCAAGCTGCTCACCCATGTGGCCGACGTGATGCGCGCCGGCGACGCCGTGCCGCGCGTCGGGCAGGCCGCGCCGTTCTCCGCCGCGCTGCTGGAGATGACGCGCAAGGGCCTGGGCATGACCGCGGTGGTGGACGATGCCGGCGCGCTGCTCGGCGTCATCACCGACGGCGATTTGCGCCGCCTGCTCGAACGCGGCGTGGACCTGCGCCAGCTCTCGGCCGGCCAGGCCATGCACCCGAATCCGCGCACCATCGGCGAGGGCGCGCTGGCCGTCGAGGCGGTGCAGATGATGGAGCAGCACCGCGTCAACCAGATGCTGGTGGTGGACGCGCACAACCAGCCCATCGGCGCGCTGAACATGCACGACCTGTTCGCCGCCAAGGTGGTGTGA
- a CDS encoding chalcone isomerase family protein: MKKLMLAAALAASFATVNAYAAIKVGGVSVEQSAPADGIPLWINGAGVVNLAGHSLAAALYVPENTTSNSAIMTANMKELRLIPIKPMGGVQLGEAIDALVKKSVSAAAYKGYEPDLAKMQAMFKSVKTIGAGETVSLRFFSRQGTYVMVPNGLKMAPIGGPELFDSIARALPARVINSVAVQRQNHPSAHCPGCAKPEKTL; encoded by the coding sequence ATGAAAAAACTGATGTTGGCCGCAGCACTGGCCGCAAGCTTTGCAACCGTCAACGCCTACGCCGCGATCAAGGTCGGCGGCGTGTCCGTCGAGCAGTCGGCGCCCGCTGACGGCATTCCGCTGTGGATCAACGGCGCCGGCGTCGTCAACCTCGCTGGCCACAGCCTGGCCGCGGCGCTGTATGTGCCCGAAAACACCACCTCCAACTCGGCCATCATGACGGCGAACATGAAGGAGCTGCGGCTGATCCCCATCAAGCCCATGGGCGGCGTCCAACTCGGCGAAGCCATCGACGCGCTGGTGAAAAAGAGCGTGTCGGCGGCGGCCTACAAAGGCTATGAGCCCGACCTGGCGAAGATGCAAGCCATGTTCAAAAGCGTCAAGACCATCGGCGCCGGCGAAACCGTGTCGCTTCGCTTCTTCAGCCGGCAAGGCACCTATGTGATGGTGCCGAATGGCCTGAAGATGGCCCCGATCGGTGGCCCCGAACTGTTCGACAGCATCGCCCGCGCCCTTCCTGCCAGGGTCATCAACAGCGTCGCCGTGCAGCGGCAAAACCATCCCTCTGCGCACTGCCCGGGTTGCGCAAAGCCAGAAAAAACCTTGTGA
- the lptC gene encoding LPS export ABC transporter periplasmic protein LptC, which yields MSRWMRLWRRMSTFLPPLLMVLLAAFSWWVAREAMHAGHGPGGAPEPPQKPDYFLHDFHTSSFNARGQLTAQLSGAAMQHIPGNNTVHITAPVLRVLSPQGVMTTAQAQNGISNADASNVQLLGDAVVHRSVPGAPELTVRSDFLNIFPNAQRLSSNRPTTVQRGATVFSGGSLEMNGLDGTFAMQGKVSGKLAGAGG from the coding sequence ATGTCACGCTGGATGCGCCTGTGGCGCCGCATGTCCACGTTCCTGCCGCCGCTGCTCATGGTGCTGCTGGCGGCGTTCAGCTGGTGGGTGGCGCGGGAGGCCATGCATGCCGGACACGGCCCAGGCGGTGCGCCCGAACCGCCGCAAAAGCCCGATTATTTCCTGCACGACTTTCACACCAGCTCGTTCAACGCCCGGGGCCAGCTCACCGCCCAGCTCAGCGGCGCGGCGATGCAGCACATCCCCGGCAACAACACCGTGCACATCACCGCGCCGGTGTTGCGCGTCCTGAGCCCGCAAGGCGTGATGACCACGGCGCAGGCGCAAAACGGCATCAGCAACGCCGACGCCAGCAATGTGCAATTGCTCGGCGACGCGGTGGTGCATCGCTCCGTGCCCGGCGCGCCGGAACTCACCGTGCGCAGCGACTTCCTCAACATCTTCCCCAATGCCCAGCGGCTCTCGTCGAACCGGCCGACCACGGTGCAACGCGGCGCCACGGTGTTCTCCGGCGGCAGCCTGGAGATGAACGGACTGGACGGGACTTTCGCCATGCAGGGCAAGGTGAGTGGCAAGCTGGCGGGCGCAGGGGGTTGA
- a CDS encoding chalcone isomerase family protein encodes MTARRLAPRFFAAALFAVTLQIVTLQAAHALEIHGVPVDETRQLAGKTLPLNGVGTRYFLFFKVYVAALYLPQKTSNAQMALDMPGPKEMRLVMLRDVTGSELGKKLTEGIQNNVSAEEFSGLIPSMARLGGLFAQKRNLKTGEVVTLRFVPDHGTTIDIDGVPAGAPYTDPDFFKALLKIWLGKDPAETRLKSALLGDAAVSQ; translated from the coding sequence ATGACCGCCCGCCGCCTCGCTCCGCGCTTTTTTGCTGCTGCACTGTTCGCCGTCACCCTGCAAATCGTCACCCTTCAAGCCGCCCATGCGCTGGAGATTCATGGCGTGCCGGTGGACGAAACCCGACAATTGGCCGGAAAAACGCTCCCGCTCAATGGCGTGGGGACGCGTTATTTTCTGTTCTTCAAGGTGTATGTCGCCGCGCTCTATTTGCCGCAAAAAACCAGCAACGCCCAGATGGCGCTCGACATGCCGGGGCCGAAGGAAATGCGCCTGGTGATGCTGCGTGACGTCACCGGCTCGGAACTGGGCAAGAAGCTCACCGAAGGCATCCAGAACAACGTCTCGGCGGAAGAATTCAGCGGGCTGATTCCCAGCATGGCGCGGCTGGGCGGCCTGTTCGCGCAAAAACGCAACCTCAAGACCGGCGAAGTCGTCACGCTGCGCTTCGTTCCAGACCATGGAACGACCATCGACATCGACGGTGTGCCGGCTGGCGCACCCTATACCGATCCCGATTTTTTCAAAGCCCTGCTGAAGATCTGGCTTGGCAAAGATCCTGCTGAAACTCGCCTGAAGAGCGCCCTGCTCGGAGACGCCGCCGTGAGCCAGTGA
- a CDS encoding HAD family hydrolase: MTPTPAAFDTRPRLNFDAEVLLRAQAARVLLLDVDGVLTPGDLLVGEGGEVIKRFSTLDGHGLKLLAASGVLPVVVSGRDSPPLRERLRELGLEAHAVLGKSRKLPGAEGILRELGLSWEQAAVMGDDWPDLPLLVRAQLAACPPEAHPEVLARVHYRTAAAAGFGAVREICDLLLVAQGAYRRLLERTIAGEEEGLPRPAVPSSPARG; this comes from the coding sequence ATGACGCCAACCCCTGCCGCCTTCGATACCCGCCCGCGTCTGAACTTCGACGCCGAAGTCCTGCTGCGGGCGCAAGCCGCGCGCGTGCTGCTGCTCGACGTCGACGGCGTGCTCACTCCCGGCGATCTGCTGGTGGGCGAGGGCGGCGAAGTCATCAAGCGCTTCTCCACACTCGACGGCCACGGCCTCAAGTTGCTGGCCGCAAGCGGCGTGCTGCCGGTGGTGGTGTCGGGCCGCGACAGCCCACCGCTGCGCGAGCGTCTGCGCGAGCTGGGGCTGGAGGCCCATGCCGTGCTCGGCAAGTCGCGCAAGCTGCCGGGGGCCGAAGGCATTCTGCGCGAGCTGGGTCTGAGCTGGGAGCAGGCCGCCGTGATGGGTGACGACTGGCCCGACCTGCCCCTGCTGGTGCGCGCGCAACTCGCCGCCTGCCCGCCCGAGGCGCATCCGGAAGTGTTGGCGCGGGTGCATTACCGCACGGCGGCTGCGGCCGGTTTCGGCGCGGTGCGCGAGATCTGCGATCTGCTGCTGGTGGCGCAAGGCGCGTACCGCCGCCTGCTCGAACGGACCATCGCTGGCGAGGAGGAGGGCCTGCCGAGGCCGGCGGTGCCGTCTTCGCCTGCCCGGGGCTAA